From Brassica napus cultivar Da-Ae chromosome A5 unlocalized genomic scaffold, Da-Ae chrA05_Random_24, whole genome shotgun sequence, one genomic window encodes:
- the LOC125594251 gene encoding 60S ribosomal protein L19-2-like → MAARDWDNHALRTLVKDGLIIRKLSKIHSRAHARTLNEAKRKGRHSGSGKRKGTREARQPTKFLWMNRMRVLRRFLLNYREKNKIDKHMYHEMYMKVKGGVFKNKCVLMESIHKYTVEKAREKTLSDQFETKRVKNKASRERSWRESWREGEKRLARGAGGGEISCCVLSLLLQ, encoded by the exons atggcggcccgcgattg GGATAATCATGCCCTTAGGACTCTTGTCAAGGATGGTTTAATTATCAGGAAACTCTCCAAGATCCACTCACGTGCTCATGCAAGGACTTTGAACGAGGCCAAACGAAAGGGTCGTCACTCTGGTTCTG GTAAGAGAAAGGGCACAAGAGAGGCGAGGCAACCGACCAAGTTTCTCTGGATGAATAGAATGAGGGTGTTGAGGCGTTTCCTTCTCAACTACCGTGAGAAAAACAAGATCGACaagcacatgtaccatgaaatgtACATGAAAGTGAAGGGTGGGGTGTTTAAGAACAAGTGTGTGCTTATGGAGAGCATCCACAAGTACACGGTTGAGAAGGCGAGAGAGAAGACACTCTCTGACCAGTTTGAGACCAAACGTGTTAAGAACAAGGCTAGCAGGGAGAGAAGTTGGCGAGAAAGTTGGCGAGAAGGAGAGAAACGTTTAGCTAGAGGAGC